A single genomic interval of Cucumis sativus cultivar 9930 chromosome 5, Cucumber_9930_V3, whole genome shotgun sequence harbors:
- the LOC105435653 gene encoding uncharacterized protein LOC105435653 yields the protein MEQTDVTLKLLIDKKTERVLYGEADKKFIDFLVNVLSLPLGGVIRLLKKDGMVGCLGNLYESVETLNNSYLQPNQSRDIVLKPKIVFNSFTKLMPNVDVVPAAATPPAIFYCVTGSYCRGYVSYSCSAFCPSCSKNLSQACRYVTPPKAGNQPAPDRGFVKDLATYIVTDDLTVKHISDFSITTLLKKFNIKDVDSLEEKVITLDVNEGVELLEASLQSKTVLTNAFLKRRRSHIDNDVKLSGSLSPSV from the exons ATGGAACAAACGGATGTGACATTGAAGCTTCTGATTGACAAGAAAACAGAAAGAGTTCTTTACGGTGAAGCAGACAAGAAGTTCATAGACTTTCTTGTCAATGTACTTTCCCTCCCACTTGGGGGTGTAATTAGGCTGTTGAAAAAGGATGGCATGGTGGGGTGTTTGGGAAATCTGTACGAAAGTGTAGAAACGTTGAACAATTCCTATTTGCAGCCAAATCAAAGCAGAGATATAGTCCTAAAACCAAAAATCgtattcaattctttcaccaAACTTATGCCTAATGTTGATGTCGTCCCTGCTGCAGCAACACCGCCTGCTATATTTTATTGCGTCACTGGATCATATTGCCGTGGTTATGTTTCTTATTCTTGTAGTGCATTTTGTCCGAGTTGTAGCAAAAACTTGAGTCAAGCTTGTCGATATGTGACGCCTCCAAAAGCAGGAAATCAGCCAGCTCCTGATCGGGGCTTTGTTAAGGATTTGGCCACTTACATAGTCACGGATGACCTCACTGTCAAGCACATTTCTGATTTCTCCATTACAACTCTTTTGAAGAAGTTCAATATCAAAGATGTGGATTCTTTGGAGGAGAAAGTCATCACTTTGGATGTTAATGAg GGTGTGGAATTGCTAGAGGCTTCTTTGCAGTCGAAGACAGTTCTAACAAATGCGTTTCTGAAAAGACGAAGATCACACATTGACAATGATGTTAAGCTTTCTGGATCTCTGAGCCCTTCTGTTTAA